tctaggaaaagtatcaattgagaaaattagtttaattaaggggttaattaagtaaggactgaattgtatgaactgtgaaatttgggacagaatgaaaatcaacattttgcactaaaacagttttagacagcagcaatagtctaactttgaaaaatctctaaaaattgtagaaatctaattataggatgactaaaatatgaaattaaagcttattgagtctagtttcttatagaaaaaacagtgtaagcaatgaaattgtaaatcatgagatataataagttttatgaaacaatgtcagaatgatttcgggttcccctgttctgaatttggaaaatcatcaaaaattggataaaaataattaagggattaaatttatatgtttaaaatccttaaagagtctattttcaatagaaataagcgggaacatcatccgaatctcgtacgatgagataattaattcttagtgaagaagggtcggaactgttagacagcagaacaggggaaactttaaagaataaactgtacttattggctaaaccgaaaattctgaaaattttatgataataagataagtaagtctagttttagggaaaattagcggatcttaatttcgagttctgtatcttaagatataaataatttagtgactatgacgcaaatggacagttttgaatatacataagtaaatagtgaaattattgataatgttacttgttgcatgttatgtaaattaaggatgtgcaatggagaggaggaggaggaaaatgtgtatgaatattcagctagcatgggtaatttgtatgttttaggctcatggactaaattgaataaaagtaaaattttatgggcaattttgtaaaaaaaatgttagaaatgaccaatttgcatgaaatggattattttattatttaaattacaaaattgaatgaaattattaatttagctcaagatcagggaaaaacatgttttaaggattaaattgaaaagtgttgaaattatggaaaattctgacattttatagaattcataggttgttatcaatttgtgtgagaataacggctggaaataatgattaaattgcaataattttattttattttaacctaaggatgaaatcgtcattaattaaaagtttaggggcaaaataataattttgtttagagcattagttgaatgtattataacatgaaataaatgaaaacaacgatcaaatttctttataaagatccggatgacttgaatacgagacttgaacgtggaaaagaaaagatatcagattaatgaaatatctgataaatgaatcggtaactccgataatgctccgtaactctattccggtgacgaattctggttaggggcgttacattatGATTAtcattataatacaaaaatcgtacttgtgagtttgtataactaaattttagtgactaattgttaattttatgaatttcatgatgtgttatttcatatgaattgatgataaaatcgtgaataatgtaaaagcataaaaattgaataaacgATCAATTTGAGCActttcagtgacaagatgaattgatggAAAAGACAATGGTTGATCGATGACAAAGTGCGAAATGTAGGTATGATATTAAccataccgagttgtgaaacgtaagtatggtattaaccataccgagatgtgaaacgtaggtatggtatcatccataccgaGTTGTGACATGTGGGTATGGTATCATCCTTaccgagttgtgaaatgtaggtatggtatcatccataccgaATTGAAAAATGTAgatatggtattatccatactgagttgtgaaacgtaggtatggtatcatccatgcCGAGTtgagaaatgtaggtatggtattatccatactgagttaagaaatgtaggtatgtcatttcccataccgagttgtgaaatgtaggtatggtatttcaatgaggaaagcCATACTGAGTTATGAATCGTAGCAGTAAgtaacgacgtactcaatttcataagacgttctccaatttgacaaagttttggtaattattatttgaatttatatgatatattttagtgaacattgaaattTAGCTCAATTATGTGATTTCATAATTCAGAGATTGTGTTTGACaggttatattagtaaattttgagTATGTGAATCAAAGCGACAGAATTTAAACAGCTAATGAGGTTGAGCTATTCACATGAATTTGTCATTTAAAATTGTGATTGACAAGAAGACACAGTGAATTTGCATGCTTATGAATGATTACACATAATTatctgaaaaacaagaaaaataacgattattgatatatggagacatgagacattgatatatgaatgtggaatatgtttgataaatgtgttcattcttaattatggaattatgtacctcatgtgtgctatttgtataaagatgatatttcaaatactttggtgagtaaagcttaaatacgaaatagtatgaaatcgagacaagttgttatgaaaatatatttaaattatctgtaagtgttttgtactcattggtaatacctcgtactctatttcggcgacggttatgggtagggggtgttacaggcaGTGTCTTCTCCACCCAGCAAATTCCTGGCTATTCTCGCGTCAAAGATCCCCACCAATAAACAGCTAAATCTTCCAAAATCCGGTAATGAATCGCCCAGAAAAAGGAATTAGTTGAGACAATCATCCATATTTCAGAATTTCTCAACCCAGTCGTCATTACAAAGAAATGTTTATGGTGACTGACTGAACTGTCAATCAGAATCGGCCACTTCCACCGCTTTCGAAGGCTCATCTTCAACCCACTAAAATCCGCTTCAGTTCGCAAACCTTTATTAACCATTGCATGTGCTGCTCTATTACCTTTTCGCCCAATAAATTGGAATCGACAAGAATGGAAGTTCCTTACCAAATTCTTCACATCCCAGGTAAAAGGTCTGGATTCCAAGTAGTCCTCACTTGTttgttgaataaataaatttatacattATAGAATAGATTACCAATATattaacattatatatataatgttaatctcacacatttaatttttattaattataaaaaaataattttaacattattatttattatcaatgattttacaaatttataattttattaattaatagatatattatgttatttttaagtataaattttaaaatacataacCAAATTAATTACTTTCGCATTTCAAAAGTTTTTCCAATATGTTGCTTTTAGAGGTGAGCATCGATCGggccgggctcaactaaaaatctAGGCTCGATTAcgataatattaaattttatattattttatataattttaaaatatatataatatatcaaaaatactaaaacatcaaaataaatatttcccaacaaattgaaaataaaatttaaaaaatatatacttaaataacactaagatagatgcaacttaacaagcaaatgtctctaaaataataataaaattaacaaatgtctttaaaataataacataattaacaataaaataagttttatacaatatttaaacaataacaacaagatagtagcaacataatattaaaatggtagcaaaatagggagaaaataacaataaaataatatttaaaaaattagattttttgtcctttagtgaattcgggccgggCTAGGCCCGGGGCCAAAAATGGCTTATCCAAGGCCTGGCCCGTTTTTTAAAttggccttatttttttgtccaagcccatttttcgggcctatgtTTTTGCCCAAACCCCTCCCACATTTCAGGTGGACCTTTGGGCCGGGTGGCCTGACCTATGCTCACCTTTAGTTGCAAAAATATAGGCtcaaaatgtgggagggtttgggcaaaaatataggcccgaaaaatgggcttgggaaaaaaataaggcccgtttaaaaaaggGCCGAGCCtcgggtaaggcatttttggccttggcccggcccggcccaaatTCACTAGAtgaaaaaaaacatttttttttaaatattattttcttattattttctccctattttcctactaatttactattatgttgctactattttgctcttattgtttggatattatgtaaaacttattttattgttaattttttattattttaaagacatttgctaattttgttattattttagagtcatttgcttgttaaattgcatctattttagtgttatttaagtatacatatttttaaaatttattttcaatttgttgagaaatatttattttaatattttagtattttgatggtttatatatattttaaaatcatataaaaataatataaaattaatatggtCTATGAGGTTAGGCtcgggttttaacatttttattcgggccggatttgggaaaaattttaagcccatttttcgggccagGTCCCGCCTGGGCCTAGCAaacgggcctaaatttttagttgggaccggcccggcccatgcacacctctggGCTTGACCCATGCTCACCTTTAGTTGCTTTTATatatcaataatataaataattttaaaccaTAAGTCATCCACAATTTTTTCAAATAAAGAAACACTAAGAatttatgaaaataacaaaagaaTTGACATTTATTTATAGAATAAATGTGAGGCGTGCAAGTGTTTTCTAGTTGACATGGggattaaaattaacttttaatttcttaaaatatatttaaaaatatgtatcttttattttattaatttatttgtaaGTTAAAAAGATtctctatttttaaattaaaattttagtgaGGATAAATgacataataatttttatttaagaaaCAAGAAAATGAAGAATTTATCAAAACttcttagaaaaaaataaaataaaaatagatggtTAAAATATTTGTTGTCCATAATcattctcaaaattttaaaatacgaaTAATTCATATGTCAAACAAAATAGGTTGTGATATtgtaatatatatgatataatattttaatgAAAAAACAAACAACAAAAACATGTTAATAAAATAACAGAGTAAACTATTTAGTTAGTTATTTAATTTTAGGGCACATTCATTGTAGTCGccaaaaatgaaattttgtaattttgtcatCCAACTTTTATAGTACTTTCTTTTTAATTATCCAAACGTTAAATCTCTAACGCgtaaactatacatgccatatcatgTTTACACTTTTAGTTTGGTCTCCTAACTTCTAAAtcactttcattttggtcattaaaaattatttttattataagtaTTGTTTGGAGTAAAAAAGATATCAATGATTAAAGTGAAAAGACAATACAAACTAAAAAGATATCAATGATTAAAGCTTTAtcaaattgtacttgtttatctcattgcaaaaattatatttttaatataatattaaaattttaaatttcaaaatatcaaaataagttattgaattttttatCCCAAACAATGTTAACCGATttgttattataatattaaaaacaattaatttaatatcattataaattttataattttattttagatttccAAATTATCTTAACgaaatcaattcaaatatcacttaacaaaGGGTGAATAagaacaaattaataatttttaatgcaTTTAATTTCTAtcactttttattttaattgttaatatttttaCCCTAGattatatttgaaaatgttttctatgaccaaaataaaaataatctaaaatttaggtggcaaaaataaacataaaaatataatacgaACTGTAGAATTAACCGTCGTTAAAAATTTAACATTCCGATCTCTAGAATATAAGATTAGTACCCACCACAATAGTTTTGGCGGGAAAATCTGGGGTGAGAAATATTTTGAACTctataattaaaaagaaatacgTAAGAACcctaaaaacgaaaaaaaaaataaaatcgaaGAGATTGTAAAAATGGAAGGCAGCGAAAGTGAAGCAATTTTCGATACTCTGAACCTAAATCCCCAACTTTTTATCAATGAAACCTTGAACACAGTGGATGATCTCCTCAACGATGCCTTCGATTTCTATCTCCAGTATCTCTCTCCCCCATTCTCAGTTTCTattaatcttttaattttttttttatgtgagTTCTCTCAAGAAAGGTTAGTAAAATTTTGTTGAAAATGTGCAGAGAAGCTTCCAAACTTTTGAAAGTCGAAGTTACCGGCTGCTCCCAAGAACTAACCAAGGTAACCTGGAATTTCTCTTTCATTTTGTAAAAATAAAGTATTATTACTCTTGAGTTTAGAAATGTCGATTTCTTAGAGCTGAAaatgatttatatttttcaaaattttgctaATTATAGTTGCTGCGAAAATTAATTTGCCTTAAATTAAAAATACAGATGATTTAATTTCGTCAATCATGCATCTCATATTGATTACTGTTTATTGAATTCAAGCAAGTGTTCATATTTCCCCCCCAAATTCTTGAATGAAAATAAGTTAAAAAAGGTTGCATTTGGAATTTATATTTCAAAAGATGGATTTGGATTTTAATCACAGTGGTTATTAGGTAATTAAACACATTAGATGTAgcatttatgattattttttaaattcctggatttgtttgatgcttatataTTGGTGAATTTGAAATTCATACACATCtttcaaatatataattataatgaATATGAACTAAGTTATGTATTTTCATTCTCAAAGTTAGTATAACAAATGACATCTAAGTTCAAATTGTCAAGCTCATGTTTTCCAAACATATCAATAGAGTTTAACATTATTGATTTGAAAAAATATGGTTGAGGACTAGAAAATGCAGGAGAAGAAACAATTTTGTGATATTCCTAATTGCACGTTAAGCTTTTCAACTCTTTGTTTCTTTTTAGGGAGTTAATTATATTCGCAATATGATTCAATCAAGTTTGGATAAGCGGCTTGCTATGTGGGAGAAGTACTGTCTTCGCCATTGTTTTACGGTTCCTGAAGGTTTTTCTTTGCCTGAAAATGTATGTTTTTGCGATGATTATGAGGAATCATTAATTTCTTGGTGCGTATATCTGTTCAGTGTTACTTGTGTTGCAAATGCTTACATGTTGAGAAATGGATTTTATTGTTGCATGTTGAGTTTATATGTAAAAGGTACTGAATGCTAGACAAAATTGGGACTAAACAATTGACAAAAGAGATATGGACTGGAGCTGTCTGTCATGATATAACATAGAAGGCATTAAATAATTGATAGCTGTGAAATGTTCACTTAGGTTGTACTTAGGAATCTGAGTTTCAGAAGATGGATTTAAATTTCAATATGGTGTAAGTCGTGTGATAAAAAAACTTGTAAGTTTAACATCCATGACTGTTTTTGAAATTTATGGATTTGTGGGATGCCTGTCTAAGTGATGAATTTGAAATTCCTATGGATctttcttattttgatattcaaGTTTTTATATCTTTAaatacataatcataattttaattattttatgcacaATGATGCATTTATTCTCACAATTAATGTAGGAAATGAAATCTAAATCCAAATTCTCAAATTCATATTCCCAAACATAGCATTAGGAAATTAGGGATAACTGAGCTAAGGTAATGGTAGAAAATTGAAATCTCAATAATTTGGCCTTTATTGGGATTGGCGAGAGGCACTACTAAACAACAACCATTTGTTATAGTTGGGAATTTGGGACAAAGATAAAAATGCATATCATGAAGATCTAGTGATAGTAATTGATATTATTGTTCTCCAGACGCAAAGGATGTCAAAGAAATTGCTTGTTAACGAAATGTAGAAGtctagaaaaagaaaatatatggaAAACTCTACATAAATGCACGTGTAACTTTGTTCAAAATTTGCTTTAGTTTTTTATATCTTGttaaatttatttctttattttagttataattgtgaactttcatttattttcctTTCTAGGATGAGTTACTTGCTAGTTCTTCAACGATTCAAGATGCTTTATCTGATCCGGATGTGGATGCGGAGTTGGACTCGTTAAGGAATAAATTAACATTGGTAAAAGGAATTTGTAATGGTTATATGTACTTATATTGCATAAATGTTTATTTGCCTGAATTTATTTAATCCCCCAATTTAATCTCTGTCTAAAAGAGAACTTCTTCATAGGCTGGGGCAGAGACTGATAAGATCAACAGTGAACTCAAAGAATTGGAAAGACAGTCTGCTTCTAGTGGGCATTGTGCTGGACTTATTAAT
This is a stretch of genomic DNA from Gossypium arboreum isolate Shixiya-1 chromosome 11, ASM2569848v2, whole genome shotgun sequence. It encodes these proteins:
- the LOC108478580 gene encoding protein MIS12 homolog isoform X1, encoding MEGSESEAIFDTLNLNPQLFINETLNTVDDLLNDAFDFYLQEASKLLKVEVTGCSQELTKGVNYIRNMIQSSLDKRLAMWEKYCLRHCFTVPEGFSLPENDELLASSSTIQDALSDPDVDAELDSLRNKLTLAGAETDKINSELKELERQSASSGHCAGLINEALQLYEDTSVQDMFQEMMQTATELRVKMKKLKTRQAGKMEHERAERIHNSLTNYFTVNPKKGLSNAKLDDLHEFLAELKKM
- the LOC108478580 gene encoding protein MIS12 homolog isoform X2, with amino-acid sequence MISSTMPSISISTSKLLKVEVTGCSQELTKGVNYIRNMIQSSLDKRLAMWEKYCLRHCFTVPEGFSLPENDELLASSSTIQDALSDPDVDAELDSLRNKLTLAGAETDKINSELKELERQSASSGHCAGLINEALQLYEDTSVQDMFQEMMQTATELRVKMKKLKTRQAGKMEHERAERIHNSLTNYFTVNPKKGLSNAKLDDLHEFLAELKKM